ATGCTGACGTCCATGATAGGTCTGGCAGGCGATCTTCAGGGCAGTGTTCTGATTCATCTGCCCGCGCCGGTGGCGGTTGCCATCACCGGCGCTTTTCTGGGTCTGGAAATCGACGGTGTGGACGATGATGTCAAGGATGCCATCGGCGAGTTGGCAAACATGGTGGCCGGCGGTATCAAATATCTGCTTCCGCAAAAAGGGCAGGATGTGGGACTGGCGATCCCGTCGGTGGTCTGCGGACAGGGCTATAGCTGCGAGGCGACCGGCCGTTTCGACCGAACCACGGTGGTGTTCGAGTTGGAAGCGGGACGGTTCATGGTGGAGATGCAGATCAAGGATTCCGCCGGGGTTCTGAAACGGGTGTAATGCCCGGCAGGCGCTCGCCATGCCGATGTTTGCAAAAAGACTGAAATTGCTTGGCCGGGCACAAGTGGCAACGCGGCCGCTGGCGCGTTCTGGTGACGCCATCGGTACCGGCATCGGGGTGGTCGTATGGCCGCCTTTTTTACGGCACGGAGCGGGACGCGGGACAAGGGGCGTCAAAGGCCTGCCTGTCAGAGGCGTTGCCGTCCGGAGCTGATCCGTTTGAAAATTTCGCAGTCCTGGTAATTCCCGGCGCA
This portion of the Syntrophotalea acetylenica genome encodes:
- a CDS encoding chemotaxis protein CheX, with product MAYHQIIEQTVQEIFASMVFLDIVPRPDVEPEPMEGPMLTSMIGLAGDLQGSVLIHLPAPVAVAITGAFLGLEIDGVDDDVKDAIGELANMVAGGIKYLLPQKGQDVGLAIPSVVCGQGYSCEATGRFDRTTVVFELEAGRFMVEMQIKDSAGVLKRV